One part of the Mustela erminea isolate mMusErm1 chromosome 11, mMusErm1.Pri, whole genome shotgun sequence genome encodes these proteins:
- the LOC116568787 gene encoding putative olfactory receptor 2I1, with protein MKPPSKHSGSFLPQANHSTEERFLLLGFSDWPTLQPALFALVLLCYLLTLAGNSTLVLLAVRDPRLHTPMYYFLCHLALVDVGFTTSVAPALLASLCGAELWLSRAGCLAQLCTSLALGSVECLLLAVMALDRAAAVVHPLRHAELASPRRCRALACASWLGGLANSAAQSALLAARPLCAPHRLDHFFCELPALLQLACGGGRDITERQMFAARVVILLLPSAVILASYGAVARAICGMRSQGGRRKALGTCGSHLTAVCLFYGSAIYTYLQPTRRYDQGRGKFASLFYTVVTPALNPLIYTLRNKEVKGAARKLLGSVERGQAGR; from the exons ATGAAG CCTCCTTCCAAACACTCTGGGAGTTTCCTCCCGCAGGCCAACCACAGCACCGAGGAGCGCTTCCTCCTGCTGGGTTTCTCCGATTGGCCCACGCTGCAGCCCGCCCTCTTCGCCCTCGTCCTGCTCTGCTACCTCCTGACCTTGGCAGGCAACTCGACCCTCGTGCTGCTGGCCGTGCGCGACCCGCGCCTGCACACACCCATGTACTACTTCCTGTGCCATCTGGCGCTGGTGGACGTGGGCTTCACCACGAGCGTGGCGCCAGCGCTGCTAGCCAGCCTGTGCGGCGCGGAGCTGTGGCTGTCCCGCGCAGGTTGCCTGGCCCAGCTGTGCACGTCGCTGGCGCTGGGCTCCGTCGAGTGCCTCCTGCTGGCGGTGATGGCGCTGGACCGCGCGGCCGCCGTCGTGCACCCACTGCGCCACGCCGAGCTCGCTTCCCCACGCCGGTGCCGTGCGCTGGCCTGCGCCTCCTGGCTAGGCGGCCTGGCCAACTCCGCCGCGCAGAGCGCGCTCCTGGCCGCACGGCCACTGTGCGCACCCCACCGGCTAGACCACTTCTTCTGCGAGCTCCCCGCGCTGCTGCAGCTGGCCTGTGGTGGCGGCCGCGACATCACCGAGCGCCAGATGTTCGCTGCGCGTGTGGTCATCCTGCTGCTGCCATCCGCAGTCATCCTGGCCTCGTATGGCGCCGTGGCCCGTGCCATCTGTGGCATGCGGTCCCAGGGCGGCCGCAGGAAAGCGCTGGGCACGTGCGGGTCCCACCTGACCGCTGTCTGCCTCTTCTATGGCTCGGCCATCTACACCTACTTACAGCCCACGCGCCGCTACGACCAGGGGCGGGGCAAGTTCGCTTCGCTCTTCTACACCGTGGTCACCCCGGCCCTCAACCCGCTCATCTACACCCTCAGGAACAAGGAAGTGAAGGGGGCAGCCAGGAAGCTCCTGGGCAGTGTGGAGAGAGGGCAGGCTGGACGGTGA